The Microcoleus sp. AS-A8 genome segment CCGTGCCAGCTGGCGCAGGTGAAGGATGTCTGGGTTATTAGGTTGAATTTTCAGGGCTTTGTCCATAGAAACGATCGCGTCATCGAATCGTCGGAGTTCCCAGAGGGCGGCACCCCGGTTCCCCCAGGCATCGGCCAAACCTGGCTTGAGTGCTGTTGCTTTATCAAAGGCGGCAACGGCCTCAGTGAAGCGACCCACTGCCAAGAGTGACACGCCCAGGTTATTCCAGGCTTCCGCAAAATTGGGTTTGAGAGCCGTCGCCTGCTGGTAGAGTATTAGCGACTCACTGAAGCGCTCCTTCTGGTCGAGGGCGCTACCTTTGCTCCACAGGGCTTCTGGGTACTTATCGTTGATGGCGAGAGCTTTATTGCAAGCTACGATCGCATCATCCGGTTGTTGCACGGAATTCAGGCTGTAGCAACGTCCCCAGTGAGCTTCTGCCAGTTTAGGATTGACCGCGATCGCTTGGTCATATAGTTCGATCGCTTTCTGGAACTGTCCAGCTTCCCGTGCGCGATCGGCTTGCTTCACGAATTCTCCCACCTGGGGGGCTGCCGGAGAAGGAGCCGATTTAACCACCGCTGGCACTGAGGCCGGTGCAGATTTTGTAACGGGAGGTGCGGCACTGGGAGTCGGAGACGCTTGGGTGGCAACGGGTGAACCAGTAGGAGAAGGGGATGCAGACGTTGGGCTAGGTGTGGGCGTTGCATTGGGACTTGCCGTGGGTGAACTCGCCTCTGTTGGTGATGCAGGCGTTTCATCAGGTGTCGTGCTGGGACTCGCTGTTGGTGTACTGACCTCTGTGGGCGACACAGACGGCTCAGCAGGACTTGGATTAGAACTAGCCGCAGGTACCTCACGGCGGTCAACTGTTTGATTGGCAAATTGCGGGGATAAGAAGGTTTTCGTCATCAAAAACGTCGCCCCCACAGCCCCTAAGACAGCCAGAATCGACAAAGGAATGATCAGTCGTCTCTGGCCTGCTTGGGGTGCAACGACAGTGGGCACTGAACTGACAGATGAGTGCTGAGGGCGCTGGAATTGACCCACAGGAACCGTGGGGTCTGTTTGGCTGTTTGGTGTTTGGGAGTGAGAGGAGGAGGCGGAGGGTACCCACATATTCGTCGCCGATTGATCCATTCCAGACCCCGTATATTCAGTCGTTTGGGGCTGTGCGATTGGGTTTGTGGGTGCTTGCCCTAAACCAGAACCGGTTGATTCGTTGGTGCTGGCTGAGGATTGCCGTGGTTGCGTCGGCAGTTCTCCCAAGCCTTCAGATGAGAGCGGGGAAATCGCGCCAAACTGCGTTCTTGATGTTGATAAGTTTCGCAGTGCCAAAAGTGCTTCTGCTGCTGTGGGGTAACGAACACGGAAGTCATAGCGCACCATGTGGTCAAGAAACTCCGCGAGTTCAGAGCTCACATGAGGGGCGCGATCGCGCCAGCTAATTTCCCCCGTCTGAGCGTCTTCAGCCAAGTTCCTGGGATGAATCCCCGTCAACATCTGAATCGCAATGATGCCAGCCGAGTAAATATCGCTGCTAAAGCGGGGGTTTCCGCCCAATTGTTCTTTGGGGGTGTAACCTTGAGTGCCAATCGAAATCGTCCTTGTCTGCCCCGTCTGGGGATTAATAATTTGTGCGCTGACTTGCTTGACCGCCCCAAAGTCAATCAGGACAATTTTGCCATCTCGTCGGCGACGCATCAAATTAGAAGGCTTGAGGTCGCGGTGAATTACGTTTTGCTCGTGGACAAACGTCAAAATATGCAGAAGGTCTTGCAAAAAGGCAATCACCTGAGTCTCCGACCAACGCTGTCCCCCCTTAATCTCCTGAGTCAGGGGTTCCCCATCAATTAATTCCTGGGCGAGATAAAACTCCTGATTTTCTTCAAAGTGTGCCAATAAGCGGGGAATCTGGTCATGGTTGCCCAACTGGTAGAGGACTCTGGCTTCTACATCAAACAGACGTGTTGCCGTTTGAAAACTTTCGGCATCACTAACTTGGGGCTTAAGCTGTTTAACAACACATCGGGGATGATCAGGTAGGTGCAGGTCTTGCGCCAGAAAGGTTTGACCGAACCCACCCGCCCCTAGTTCGCCAATAATTTTGTAGCGTCCGCCTAGGGGCTGATCTGGGTTTGTTCGTTTAAATAGAGTTCTCATACTTTAATTCCTCTACTCTAAGCCAGCCAAAACTAAGTGAGTAAAGCACTTTCGATGCTCACAAAACTTACAACCACTGACAGAGTTTCAGGGATCAGTTATCTCACTTAATATACACACCCGCTCAGCTTTGAGACGTTGAAATCGATCAAATAGATGCCCACCTGTGTTTTCAGTTTAGGCTACGGGCGTTGAAAAATTGAAGCGATCGCCCTTTGGAGGGGGATAACTTCTTAAAATCTGAGGAACTCAAACTTCACGCGAATTTTCTTAAGGCTTCACCGTGACGGGTGTACCCATTTTTACCTGTTCGTACAAGGCAACGACATCTCGATTACGCATCCGGATGCAGCCGTGGGAAACTGCCTGTCCCACCAACTTTTCGGCAGGAGTGCCATGAAAGCCAATGGAGTTACGTCCATCCGTCCAAAAACCGATCCACCTGACTCCCAAGGGATTATTGGGGCCTTCCAAGATAACTTTACCTGTCCAAGGCTCCTCCCAAATGGGATGGGGCTGCATATCCATCACTTTATAGTTACCTGTGGGGGTTTCCCATCCCGCTTTGCCAATGCCGATCGGGTAACTGACTTTCAATTTTTTGTTCTTATAGACATAGACTCGGCGATCGCCTAGTTTAATCACCAAGTGAGTATCCTTACTCAGACTTTTTGGATCGATCGCCTGAGATGGAGGGTTCACCGAGGACTTTTTAGAAGCGGGCGGTTTTTGTTTACCAGAAGGCTTTAGAGGCTGAGGTGGGTTGGTTGCCCCCGTCTTTTTGGCAAGATTGGCTGTCTTTGCTGGCGGCTGAGGTGGGTTGGTTGCCCCCGTCTTTTTGGCAAGATTGGCTGTCTTTGCTGGCGGCTGAGGTGGGTTGGTTGCCCCCGTCTTTTTGGCAACGATGGCTGTCTTTGCTGGCGGCTGAGGTGGGTTGGTTGCCCCCGTCTTTTTGGCAACGATGGCTGTCTTTGCTGGCTGCTGACGCTGGCTGGTTGGCGTCGTGTCTTTCAGAGCGATGGGTGTCGTTGTTTGGGGCTGACGAATGAGGATCAACATCATTCCACTCAAGCCGAGCAACATGAAACCTGCAACTTGGAATTTACCTCTCAGCATCGCTCATTATTTTTGGCGAAAGAATATTTAGAAGAATCAGGGTTCTCTAGCTACCCTATAACCAGTCTTCCAGAAATCTATTATTTTTTTCCGGATGTTTTTTCTATTAATTGTATTAATAATATATAGGTTTTCTCAGGATACTTTTTTACAGAAAAAACCTTGCCAACCTTGAAGGCTGTTGTTAGGTTGGTGTCTGATTATCGACGATTTAAAGTGAGGAGAACGTGCGGATTCATACAAAGACAGTATTCACAGGTCTAATGCTACCACTGTTAATTTCAGCAGTGTCAGCATATCCAGCGAGCGCTATCAATTTAGATGATTCAAAGTCACCTACATTCTTGCTAAGTCAAGCAACTCAGGCAGGGGAACTTGCCGGATCTATCAATAGCATTAGCGGTGAAACAGTAGAGTTTGCCCAGTCGAATGGTCAAACCAGAAACATCACCATTAGTCGGCGAGTCATCAATCGGCTGGGTTTGAGATCAGGCTCTCGAATTGCCGTAAGACTCAATTCGCGGGGTGTGGCAACGACCGTGAGGGTAATCAGACCGATAAGAGCGCTTGGGTAACACAAAAAAATGCGACGGGGAAGTTCATTTCTGAAAGAAATTGGAGCAACCGTCGCTCCGTCATTATTTATTAGTGATGGGTCATTCCTGAACTGCTCTATTTTTCTTTACTAAAATAAAAATATTAATAAATAATTGAAGTCCTTTCTGATTGATTTAAGCGGTCAGTAGAGAAAGGATTTTTTGGGCATACTCAGAAAGTTATAGCCATTGTCATATCATATTCGGTTAATTGCCCCTAAGAAAATCCTGTTCGTAGTAGGCGGTTGATTCGCCCTCACAAGAAGACTAAAGTTATCACAACAAAATCTTCACAGATTAGGGTTTTATTGCTGGACACTATATCACTGCCATAAACAGTACAGTTGCATATGATATGATCGCACTCATAAAAACAACCGTTTTGGCATAAACACAAAAATTAAATCTCTATTTATTGTTTGCCTTTTTCTTTCTTATTTTTGCCTTTTTCCTGGTCTTGGTCATCGCTATAGCGACCGAGTTTTCGCCGTAACTGCTGCAACAAATTATTAGCGTTTACGTGATTGGGGTCGAGTTCCAGAGCCTTTTCTAGTGAGGCGAATGCTTCATCGTAGCGCTTGAGAGCCTGAAGGGCATTGCCCCGATTAGCCCAGGGATCGGCCCAATCAGGCTTGAGTTGAGTTGCTTTGTCCAAAGCCGCAAACGCCTCATCGAAGCGATTCAATTTCAACAGAGCGACTCCCTGATTATTCCAGGCGTCTGCAAAGTCGGGCTTAATTTGCAGCGCTTTCTCGTAGAGTTTGAGTTCTTCCTGGTAGTTCTGTTCTTGGTGAAGGGCGTTACCTTTGCTCCACAGTGCTTCTGCGTAGTTGGAGTTAATGGCAAGCGCTCGATCGCAAGCGGCGATCGCCTCTTGTGGCTTGAGCATCTGATTCAGGCTGTAGCAGAGTCCCCAATGAGCTTTTGCCTCATTGGCATTGAGTGCGATCGCTTTTTCGTAAGTCGCGATCGCTTCCTGATAATTTTCAGCTTCCCGCAGGCGATCGGCTTGACTCAGGAGTTCTGTTGCTTGTTTGGGATCGGTACTTTTATTTCCACTAACAGCGGCAACACTATTCCCTTGGGAGGCGGTTTGAGGAGTTGGAGGGAATAAGAAACCCTTAACAACCCAAAAACTGGCACCCAGTGCGACAACGCCACCCATAATCGGCAAAAGCTTAATGGAAGATTTCTGCCGGCTTCCTTGTAACGTTACCGTTGGCTTTGATCCGACGACAGGCGGGGAGATCCACTCGGGGCCAGTGGCGACGGTAGGCTCTGAGTGTTGAGAGCCTGATGTGGGCGTAGTGGGCTGGGGGAACGGTTCGGTGCCAGCAGCAACCGTGGGTTCTGAGTGTTGAGAGCCTGATGTGGGCGTAGTGGGCTGGGGGAACGGTTCGGTGCCAGCGGCAATGGTAGGAGTGGAGTGCTCAGAGGTTGGCGCGGCATTGGGTGCCGTTGGCGGGGTAGGACTCGGCGCGACGCCCATGATCGGCACTGTCGCCCCAGTGGCTGTGGGAGGAGCTTGCAGTTCCAATCCAGGGACTGCGCCCGATGCTTCTGGCAACGGTTGGGGGAGAGGCACAGATTCCAACAAGTGGGCGGGTAAACTCCGCAATGCCTGTAAAGCATCTATCGCTGACACGTAACGAGCGCGAAATTCATAGCGCACCATCTTGTCAAGGATAGCAACGAATTCAGGACTGACCTGTTGGATGCGGTCATGCCATACCACTTCACCCGTATTCCCATCTTCGGGCAGGAGCCTAGGGTGAACTCCGGTTAACGCCTGGATGCCAATCATGCCAACGGCGTAGATGTCGCTACTAAACCGGGGATTTCCCAGCAACTGTTCCTTTGGCATGTAACCGTGGGTGCCAATGGAAATCGTCATATTGGTTCGTCCCGTTTTGGAATTGATCATCTGGGTGCTGACTTGCTTAACGGCACCAAAGTCAATTAGGACGATTCTGCCATCTCGTCGGCGGCGGATGAGATTGGATGGCTTGATGTCACGGTGGATCACCTGCTGTTGATGGACAAACGATAGGACGTTTAAGATATCTTGCAGCAGGGCGGTCACTTTAGCCTCCGGCCAAGGCTGACCCGATGCCAGTTCCTCGGTGAGTGGATCTCCCTCAATTAATTGCTGGGCTAGATAGAACTCTTGATTATCTTCAAAGTGAGCCAGTAGGCGGGGGATTTGGTCGTGATTGCCTAGATTATAGAGAACTTGAGCTTCCGTATCGAACAGTCGTCTTGCCGTTTGCAGACTCTCAACATCACTCACTTGAGGCTTGAGCTGCTTGACCACGCATTGGGGTTGACCCGGCATGTGCAAGTCGTGTGCGACAAAGGTTTGACCAAACCCACCGGCGGCCAATTGACTAATGACTTTGTAGCGTCCGCCCAGGGGTCGATCTGGATCGGTCGGCTGAAACATACGTAAAAGGTTCATTCAGGTGCATCCCAAATTTGCAAGGATATAGCTCAAGCACGCCTGTAAAGTTTATTTCACCAATACCCCAGGAACTAGATTGGTTAATTAGGATGCACCCATTGCCCTGGGCGGTCTTTTATAGCCCTTCTCGATTGGATGAGGTACACTCTGACCTCTCAGGAAAACCTCTCTCCTACTCTATGAGTGAGGCTTTGATTCTTAATCCCCTTCCCTTATAGGGAACCCGAGATGACCGGAATTCATACGAGGATGAGGAGTGGGGGGTTAAGTTATTGTGATGTACTTCATGCAACTGAGATCTGCTATTTCTTAGAGCAATTGTTATTTTACTGACTTAACGGTTTAACGATGTAATTTGAGGTTGGTGTTCAAGCGTGGTACGCCTCTGCTGACCAATGGACATGGTTAATGGGGCACCCAGGGATTGTAGTAGGCAGATGACAGACCGGCTGTATTTTACTCTGGCAGGCATCTACAACCAAGCTACTCAATAGAGGCGTAGCCATCCGGACTTCTTTACCAGTATACGGTTGGATTTAGATAAAACTCCAGATGTCTTGCGGTTTCAACCACTGTTCTAGCCTTGGTTTCAGCTAAATTTTGAGGAGACGGTGGCGAGAGGTTCCGGCAAAACATGTTGACTCCTGCAAACAGAGATAAGCAGGGCAAACTCTACAGGAACCTCTAGCTTTTTTTCCGACTAAATAAATATCATGTCCCGTCAAAAAACAACACGATGCGGGAGTTTGTAGTGAGTCATGGGAGTCTGCGGGGAATGGTGCGATGAAGCGCTCACGACAAACATGCTTCGATTAAGGGTAATCAACTGGACATCTGATACGTTGCAAGGGTTTATCCTTCGATTCCTGATTGAGAGTCAAAGACCACGACAAAGGAAGCGTTGGGTATTTGTTGGCGTAAAAAGTGGACGTGTCCGTCTGCATCAGAGCGATGACGGAACCGACCCACAATGGTTCGTTGCATATCGGGAAGGAGGCGGACAATCGTCCAAGCTTGGAGACGTTCTTTGTAGCTCATAGAATCCCTGGAATCCATTATGATGAAGACACTGAAAAACGAGGCAGACCTTTACCGGAAACGCAGGTGAGTATCGAGGGGTGTCTGCCCACTGTTGTGTTCGTGAAAAGATTACTACAATCGATTGAATGAAGCGATTGTTTTGAATCGCGTATATGATGATATGTCAGCGAGAAAATCAAGTCAACAGCCAGAGGAAAATGACTCTCCGTTGAAAAGACTGCGCGAACAGGCAAATCTGACTCAGGAGCAGTTGTCAGTTCGTTTAGGAGTATCCACGTCTACGCTGAGGCGTTGGGAAAACGGAGATGTTGAACCGGCAATGACTCGCGAACAGTGGACAGTATTTTGTGAGTTACTGGGCGTTCCGTTTGAGCAATTACCGCAAAAGTTGAATTTGCGATCGCAATAATCTCTGATAGTGAGAGGTGACCAGAATGCGATTGATTTTAATAATCTTAACTATTATTTATCCCTAAAATTGATTGACTGGTGCGTTTTGTAGCTAACCGAAAAGACGCAAATTTCAATGACTTTGCCAGAATTGGGTTATCCCATCGAATAGTAATTCCAAATGCAGCTAATTGAACGTTATCGTGGCAGTCTCTTGGGCTTGGCAGTGGGAGATGCACTAGGAGCACCCATAGAGTTTAGACAACCCGGTTCATTTACACCCATTGACGATATGGTTGGAGGCGGTTCATTTGATGTGATGCCGGGACAATGGACGGATGATACTTCAATGGCGCTGTGCTTGGCTGATAGCCTAATGGAGCAACAAGGGTTTAATCCCGTCAATCAATTGCAGAA includes the following:
- a CDS encoding tetratricopeptide repeat protein, with amino-acid sequence MRTLFKRTNPDQPLGGRYKIIGELGAGGFGQTFLAQDLHLPDHPRCVVKQLKPQVSDAESFQTATRLFDVEARVLYQLGNHDQIPRLLAHFEENQEFYLAQELIDGEPLTQEIKGGQRWSETQVIAFLQDLLHILTFVHEQNVIHRDLKPSNLMRRRRDGKIVLIDFGAVKQVSAQIINPQTGQTRTISIGTQGYTPKEQLGGNPRFSSDIYSAGIIAIQMLTGIHPRNLAEDAQTGEISWRDRAPHVSSELAEFLDHMVRYDFRVRYPTAAEALLALRNLSTSRTQFGAISPLSSEGLGELPTQPRQSSASTNESTGSGLGQAPTNPIAQPQTTEYTGSGMDQSATNMWVPSASSSHSQTPNSQTDPTVPVGQFQRPQHSSVSSVPTVVAPQAGQRRLIIPLSILAVLGAVGATFLMTKTFLSPQFANQTVDRREVPAASSNPSPAEPSVSPTEVSTPTASPSTTPDETPASPTEASSPTASPNATPTPSPTSASPSPTGSPVATQASPTPSAAPPVTKSAPASVPAVVKSAPSPAAPQVGEFVKQADRAREAGQFQKAIELYDQAIAVNPKLAEAHWGRCYSLNSVQQPDDAIVACNKALAINDKYPEALWSKGSALDQKERFSESLILYQQATALKPNFAEAWNNLGVSLLAVGRFTEAVAAFDKATALKPGLADAWGNRGAALWELRRFDDAIVSMDKALKIQPNNPDILHLRQLAREKLGR
- a CDS encoding L,D-transpeptidase family protein; protein product: MVAKKTGATNPPQPPAKTANLAKKTGATNPPQPPAKTANLAKKTGATNPPQPLKPSGKQKPPASKKSSVNPPSQAIDPKSLSKDTHLVIKLGDRRVYVYKNKKLKVSYPIGIGKAGWETPTGNYKVMDMQPHPIWEEPWTGKVILEGPNNPLGVRWIGFWTDGRNSIGFHGTPAEKLVGQAVSHGCIRMRNRDVVALYEQVKMGTPVTVKP
- a CDS encoding tetratricopeptide repeat protein; amino-acid sequence: MNLLRMFQPTDPDRPLGGRYKVISQLAAGGFGQTFVAHDLHMPGQPQCVVKQLKPQVSDVESLQTARRLFDTEAQVLYNLGNHDQIPRLLAHFEDNQEFYLAQQLIEGDPLTEELASGQPWPEAKVTALLQDILNVLSFVHQQQVIHRDIKPSNLIRRRRDGRIVLIDFGAVKQVSTQMINSKTGRTNMTISIGTHGYMPKEQLLGNPRFSSDIYAVGMIGIQALTGVHPRLLPEDGNTGEVVWHDRIQQVSPEFVAILDKMVRYEFRARYVSAIDALQALRSLPAHLLESVPLPQPLPEASGAVPGLELQAPPTATGATVPIMGVAPSPTPPTAPNAAPTSEHSTPTIAAGTEPFPQPTTPTSGSQHSEPTVAAGTEPFPQPTTPTSGSQHSEPTVATGPEWISPPVVGSKPTVTLQGSRQKSSIKLLPIMGGVVALGASFWVVKGFLFPPTPQTASQGNSVAAVSGNKSTDPKQATELLSQADRLREAENYQEAIATYEKAIALNANEAKAHWGLCYSLNQMLKPQEAIAACDRALAINSNYAEALWSKGNALHQEQNYQEELKLYEKALQIKPDFADAWNNQGVALLKLNRFDEAFAALDKATQLKPDWADPWANRGNALQALKRYDEAFASLEKALELDPNHVNANNLLQQLRRKLGRYSDDQDQEKGKNKKEKGKQ
- a CDS encoding helix-turn-helix domain-containing protein, coding for MNEAIVLNRVYDDMSARKSSQQPEENDSPLKRLREQANLTQEQLSVRLGVSTSTLRRWENGDVEPAMTREQWTVFCELLGVPFEQLPQKLNLRSQ